A region from the Lysobacter sp. BMK333-48F3 genome encodes:
- a CDS encoding HlyD family efflux transporter periplasmic adaptor subunit: MHDDLFRREALDARRQRWLGRIRLPLSRLGTAMAVLAMALLLSLIALFGFGRYTRTERVEGVLVPRDGLLAVTSPAAGVLLRATVAEGQPVRRGQALLEISTELDSPALRAGIGAAVGAGLAEQRTRLLADRDALERDRGTEQANLDQRLAAAKRRIDLAQDQLALRQEQAEQARRLAAQVEPLRGDKLLSEVQWQQYRDTLAEAQARVQAAQRERLDALREQADAQAERQRLPLRLSERRNRIERELADVAQDDARNEGRRRLAVLAPRDGRVSGLALVEGQAVAPGQRLLHLLPPQAPLLAELWVPDRAIGLIAPGTAVRLRYRAFPYQRYGVHDGQVVEIARGALSPDEIRTRSGLRVEAPAWRVLVALDRQRIGAHALQAQMRVDADLVLERRRLYEFVFAPLALATPADVAGARR, translated from the coding sequence GTGCACGACGACCTGTTCCGACGCGAAGCGCTGGATGCGCGCCGGCAACGCTGGCTGGGCCGGATCCGGCTGCCGTTGTCGCGCCTGGGCACGGCGATGGCGGTGCTGGCGATGGCGCTGCTGTTGTCGTTGATCGCGCTGTTCGGTTTCGGCCGCTACACCCGCACCGAACGGGTCGAGGGCGTGCTGGTGCCGCGCGACGGCCTGCTCGCGGTGACCTCGCCCGCCGCCGGCGTCCTGCTGCGCGCGACGGTCGCCGAAGGCCAGCCGGTGCGGCGCGGCCAGGCGCTGCTGGAGATCTCCACCGAACTCGACAGCCCGGCCCTGCGCGCCGGCATCGGCGCGGCGGTCGGCGCCGGCCTGGCCGAACAACGCACGCGCCTGCTCGCCGACCGCGATGCGCTGGAACGCGACCGCGGCACCGAACAAGCCAATCTCGACCAGCGCCTGGCCGCGGCGAAGCGGCGCATCGACCTGGCCCAAGACCAGCTCGCGCTGCGCCAGGAACAGGCCGAACAGGCGCGGCGCCTGGCCGCGCAGGTCGAGCCGCTGCGCGGCGACAAGCTGCTCAGCGAGGTGCAATGGCAGCAGTACCGCGACACCCTGGCCGAAGCGCAGGCGCGGGTGCAGGCGGCGCAACGCGAACGCCTGGACGCCTTGCGCGAACAAGCCGACGCGCAGGCCGAACGGCAGCGCCTGCCGCTGCGGCTGAGCGAGCGCCGCAACCGGATCGAACGCGAGTTGGCCGACGTCGCCCAGGACGATGCGCGCAACGAAGGCCGGCGCCGCCTGGCGGTGCTGGCGCCGCGCGACGGCCGCGTCTCCGGCCTGGCCCTGGTCGAAGGCCAGGCGGTGGCGCCCGGGCAACGCCTGTTGCATCTGCTGCCGCCGCAGGCGCCGCTGCTGGCCGAACTGTGGGTGCCGGACCGGGCGATCGGCCTGATCGCGCCGGGCACCGCGGTGCGTCTGCGCTATCGCGCGTTCCCCTATCAGCGTTATGGCGTGCACGACGGCCAGGTGGTCGAAATCGCGCGCGGCGCGCTGTCGCCGGACGAAATCCGCACCCGCAGCGGTCTGCGGGTCGAGGCGCCGGCCTGGCGCGTGCTGGTCGCGCTGGACCGGCAGCGGATCGGCGCGCATGCGCTGCAGGCGCAGATGCGGGTCGACGCCGACCTGGTGCTGGAGCGGCGGCGGCTGTACGAGTTCGTATTCGCGCCGCTGGCCCTGGCGACGCCGGCCGACGTCGCGGGAGCGCGCCGATGA
- a CDS encoding peptidase domain-containing ABC transporter — MSRRALPVIQQNELAECGLACLAMIAAHHGHDLDLASLRRRFPVSPRGATLARLIKTAGALGLDSRPLRAEIEHLAGVRLPCILHWDLNHFVVLKAIAGERVELHDPAIGAVTMSLAEFGRHYTGIALELSPRADFAPMRERRRLSLSALAGRIDGLRRAGAQVLALALCLEAFTLLLPLAMQWVLDRVLVAADVDLLHLLGAGFLAVVVFQSALTAMRGWLIADLGSALNSQWLSNLFGHLLRLPLDFFEKRHVGGVMSRFVSVQAIQQTLTGSFVESLLDGLTALLVLGLLLFYSPSLTALVLVALALYAGLRWLAFRRLRRLKEEQLIQVAQQQSLLIESIQGIQTIKLGNQQEERRARIANAAVEVARREAAIGRTTAAFGALSKLVFGAQRVLLIWLCAWLTLQGRFSAGMMVVFVAYADLFATRTGSLIDKLVDLRLLGLHGQRIADIALEPPEPHVHTDYAGPAPAPRIEVRGVSFRYADDEPWILRDCSFAIEDGESVAIVGPSGCGKTTLAKLILGLLRPSEGAILIGGVDIHRYGLGPYRDRFGAVMQEDVLFAGSIGENIAGFDSAADPQRVEAAARAARIHDDIAAMAMGYESLVGDLGSSLSGGQKQRVLLARALYRQPSILLLDEATSHLDVGREHEINREVAALRITRIVIAHRPDTIRSTDRVVSLRDGVCEHFETSRYTLPNLSRIQGETAITISKPRVS; from the coding sequence ATGAGCCGGCGCGCGCTGCCGGTGATCCAGCAGAACGAGCTGGCCGAATGCGGCCTGGCCTGCCTGGCGATGATCGCCGCGCACCACGGCCACGACCTCGACCTGGCCAGCCTGCGCCGGCGGTTTCCGGTCTCGCCGCGCGGCGCCACCCTGGCCCGGTTGATCAAGACCGCCGGCGCGCTCGGCCTGGACAGCCGGCCGTTGCGCGCCGAGATCGAGCACCTGGCCGGCGTGCGCCTGCCCTGCATCCTGCACTGGGACCTCAACCACTTCGTCGTGCTCAAGGCGATCGCCGGCGAGCGGGTCGAACTGCACGATCCGGCGATCGGCGCGGTGACCATGTCGCTGGCCGAGTTCGGCCGCCATTACACCGGCATCGCCCTGGAGCTGAGCCCGCGCGCGGATTTCGCGCCGATGCGCGAACGCCGCCGGCTGAGCCTGTCGGCCCTGGCCGGGCGCATCGACGGTCTGCGCCGCGCCGGCGCCCAGGTGCTGGCCCTGGCGCTGTGCCTGGAAGCGTTCACCCTGCTGCTGCCGCTGGCGATGCAGTGGGTGCTGGACCGGGTGCTGGTCGCCGCCGACGTCGATCTGCTGCACCTGCTCGGCGCCGGCTTCCTGGCCGTGGTCGTGTTCCAGTCGGCGCTGACCGCGATGCGCGGCTGGCTGATCGCCGACCTCGGTTCCGCCCTCAACTCGCAATGGCTCAGCAACCTGTTCGGGCATCTGCTGCGCCTGCCGCTGGATTTCTTCGAGAAGCGCCATGTCGGCGGGGTGATGTCGCGCTTCGTCTCGGTGCAGGCGATCCAGCAGACCCTCACCGGCAGCTTCGTCGAAAGCCTGCTCGACGGCCTCACCGCCTTGCTGGTGCTGGGCCTGCTGCTGTTCTACAGCCCGTCGCTGACCGCGCTGGTGCTGGTGGCGCTCGCGCTCTACGCCGGCCTGCGCTGGCTGGCGTTCCGACGCCTGCGCCGGCTCAAGGAAGAGCAGCTGATCCAGGTCGCGCAACAGCAGAGCCTGTTGATCGAGTCGATCCAGGGCATCCAGACCATCAAGCTCGGCAACCAGCAGGAAGAGCGGCGCGCGCGGATCGCCAACGCCGCGGTCGAGGTCGCCCGCCGCGAGGCGGCGATCGGCCGCACCACCGCCGCGTTCGGCGCGCTGTCCAAGCTGGTGTTCGGCGCCCAGCGCGTGCTGTTGATCTGGCTGTGCGCCTGGCTGACCCTGCAAGGCCGTTTCAGCGCCGGCATGATGGTGGTGTTCGTCGCCTACGCGGATCTGTTCGCGACCCGCACCGGCAGCCTGATCGACAAGCTGGTCGACCTGCGCCTGCTCGGCCTGCACGGCCAGCGCATCGCCGACATCGCCCTGGAGCCGCCGGAGCCGCACGTGCACACCGACTACGCCGGGCCGGCGCCGGCGCCGCGGATCGAGGTGCGCGGGGTCAGCTTCCGCTACGCCGACGACGAGCCCTGGATCCTGCGCGACTGCAGCTTCGCGATCGAGGACGGCGAGTCGGTCGCCATCGTCGGCCCGTCCGGCTGCGGCAAGACCACCCTGGCCAAGCTGATCCTGGGCCTGCTGCGGCCCAGCGAAGGCGCGATCCTGATCGGCGGCGTCGACATCCATCGTTACGGCCTGGGCCCCTACCGCGACCGCTTCGGCGCGGTGATGCAGGAGGACGTGCTGTTCGCCGGCTCGATCGGCGAGAACATCGCCGGCTTCGACAGCGCCGCCGATCCGCAGCGGGTCGAGGCCGCCGCGCGCGCCGCGCGCATCCACGACGACATCGCGGCGATGGCGATGGGCTACGAGTCGCTGGTAGGCGACCTGGGCTCGTCGCTGTCCGGCGGGCAGAAGCAGCGCGTGCTGCTGGCGCGCGCGCTGTACCGCCAGCCTTCGATCCTGTTGCTGGACGAAGCCACCAGCCACCTCGACGTCGGCCGCGAACACGAGATCAACCGCGAAGTCGCCGCGCTGCGCATCACCCGCATCGTCATCGCCCATCGTCCCGACACCATCCGCAGCACCGACCGCGTGGTGTCGCTGCGCGACGGCGTGTGCGAACACTTTGAAACATCTCGTTACACCTTGCCGAACCTGTCGCGTATTCAGGGTGAAACTGCGATCACGATTAGCAAACCGCGTGTTTCATAG
- a CDS encoding U32 family peptidase, with amino-acid sequence MSKQDVNRNNEAVRPLARVAARELSLEEIAAISGGKGDTTHATGPNGDDPGDPDDGAV; translated from the coding sequence ATGAGCAAGCAAGACGTGAATCGCAACAACGAAGCCGTACGTCCGCTCGCCCGCGTCGCCGCGCGCGAACTGTCGCTGGAAGAGATCGCCGCGATCTCGGGCGGCAAGGGCGACACCACCCACGCCACCGGCCCGAACGGCGACGATCCGGGCGATCCGGACGACGGCGCGGTCTGA
- a CDS encoding DUF3224 domain-containing protein produces MPTARIATISAPVSATMGSPMNRIAEGPFEVKLSPQPLHEEAVGLFGRMAIDKRFHGDLDAASRGEMLAGGTAVQGSAGYVAFEKVQGVLDGRRGSFLLLHRGVMDRGAADLSIDVVPDSGTEELLGLSGRMSIEVREGGAHFYRFEYALADGA; encoded by the coding sequence GTGCCGACGGCGCGCATCGCCACGATCAGCGCGCCGGTGTCCGCCACCATGGGATCGCCGATGAACCGTATTGCCGAAGGCCCGTTCGAGGTCAAGCTCAGCCCGCAACCCTTGCACGAGGAGGCCGTCGGCCTGTTCGGGCGGATGGCGATCGACAAACGCTTCCACGGCGATCTCGACGCCGCCAGCCGCGGCGAGATGCTGGCGGGCGGGACGGCCGTGCAGGGCTCGGCCGGCTATGTCGCGTTCGAGAAAGTGCAGGGCGTGCTCGACGGGCGCCGCGGCAGTTTTCTGCTGTTGCATCGCGGGGTGATGGACCGGGGCGCCGCCGATCTCAGCATCGACGTGGTGCCGGACTCGGGGACCGAGGAATTGCTCGGGCTCAGCGGGCGCATGAGCATCGAGGTGCGCGAAGGCGGGGCGCACTTCTATCGATTCGAGTACGCATTGGCGGACGGCGCCTGA
- a CDS encoding autotransporter outer membrane beta-barrel domain-containing protein, translating to MPARAPARFRLHPLSLGITQAIPLLLALQLWSGQAHAACTPAAPVDNDVVSCTGVPILLPPNPNSFLSNANNLNVTVQAGAIMSTLPGGTAMTFGGNGLTLNNLGAIDANAAGSLVLARALSVGNLVVPGSGNVVVNNQGSIEGTFDGTFGLAGAAMVIANTGATTITNSGSIGMTALGLFDPINSIAVGIYGGGNVNFTNTGTITGRVAFSSPTSGGNTFVNAGTINGSVSLGTTLSNDTFVAVTGSSINGGLVPLPGVTIPTPSVPVSFLTYAAGGTVDAGIGGLDTLVLQNTVAGPGSGSGGSGTVSALQYLNFENLTVNSGTWTLQGALVSGSATLNGGTAIFDDALSFGAGTLTANGGAIQASVGGLTLAQNVNLTGGLIVQGANSLTLGGTVGGSGGLIKNGAGTLTLAGSNNFSGGLALNGGGLTLGNASSLGTGLFLVGGPAALNTAFTGTLTNQVQLNGALTLNGAGSLTLGGNINGAGSLTLASGNLALTGSNNYSGGTVLQAGSIDVGNNSALGIGSLTVNGAGSLTGAAGVTLTNNIVLNNTLNLGAGGGGGALTLNGSINGAGGLSLAGAPGVTLNGNNNFSGGFNLGGGALVVGSNTALGSGAVTVSGAGSLDANAAVSLTNNFNLNAGLSVLGSNNLSLNGTLGGLGGLTKSGAATLSLGGANGFAGGVNLLGGGLNVGTNTSLGLGALTVNGASSLSASAGVNLGNAVVLNADLAVGGSNDIALGGLVSGGAGLSYNGTGTLALNGPNTFGGGVDLASGNLSVGNSLALGSGTLSVLGNAGLSAGVPGVALGNTVDLASGTTLTIGGANALALNGPIGGAGALAYAGSASLTLGGANNFGGGLTLSGGNLLLGTDSSLGTGALNVAGNAGLASTGAALTLTNAVNLASGAALNLGGSADLSLNGTVAGDSGLIKSGSGTLSLGGANLFAGGVDLQAGTLALAQSSSLGSGTLTVSGASTLAASAPLSVGNAIVLNAGLSIAGSNDLTLSGAIGGSGGLSFNGPSTLTLSGANAFGGGVALGGGTLAVGDDLALGSGSLNVGGSAQLSATGAGIELANAVNLGAGTTLAVVGSNDLALDGTIGGAGELAMNGTGTLSLSAANNFGGGVALNSGALAVGDSLALGTGALAVGGDAGLSASAAGVTLGNAISLASGAELAIAGSNDLGLSGTIGGAGSLAYSGSGTLTLSGANNFGGGVNLSAGTLAIGSNTALGTGTLAVSGNASLSAAIAGLNVANAVDVAAGTALDVTGSNPLNLSGTISGSGTLIKSGPAMLTLSGSLVGFGGGLSLQGGALAVANPIVAGFTSAAGTSASFSAGNDRLSATGAVAGAVDLGGGDDRYYSSLALLSGLTGSIAAGAGSDTFAVGGGGQGTLPAASLSGFEQLDVASGGTLVLAAASTANFVDSSIAGNLVLDGSLTGNAAVLAGGALVGDGALTGALTLGGTLAPSGLAGATGAAGGSASVGASLNVASLSMAAGGVLQVRQNGAGATDSVIVAGTANLSGGQVVAIPLAGSYAPVTDYRIVDAGAINGAFAGVVQNALPFLDASLIVIGNDVFLRLSEHDAGGTGIRFNQFPGLSDNQQAVADALQAIADANSGQLPTLIAAARGLSAAQAPRAFDTLSGETYASLASAQRYNAEQLQRGVTRQLDLVRDLGVEDERSLGTLWATGYGGRAEFDGDGLAGIDNRLAGVLFGLEGSPGEAFRFGGHIGLAHSRLETERRDDRIDGDQFNVGIHWLYAPGGFWTQGALGYSYASYDAEREIAVGTFNARSDAHFSGDGAYAVLEAGWRWDGGSVRVEPLLGVYYHKFESIRLRERGAGDADLAVAAASYDATTAGIGVRLSMAPGQGRRWQPTADLRYLHDLQDDAPFARNAFVGANVPDFGVRGFVAERNRWNVGLGLNYRISRYGSGFVEYRGDIGSDDRAHSLNLGLRLGWGGAPATAMARPAPVATASVAPSPAAAPGRVPRR from the coding sequence ATGCCCGCACGCGCACCAGCCCGCTTTCGCCTGCACCCGCTCAGCCTCGGCATCACCCAGGCGATTCCGCTCCTGCTAGCGCTGCAACTATGGTCCGGCCAGGCCCACGCCGCGTGCACGCCGGCGGCGCCGGTCGACAACGACGTGGTCAGTTGCACCGGCGTGCCGATCCTGCTGCCGCCGAACCCGAACAGCTTCCTCAGCAACGCCAACAACCTCAACGTCACCGTCCAGGCCGGCGCGATCATGAGCACGCTGCCGGGCGGCACGGCCATGACCTTCGGCGGCAACGGCCTGACCCTCAACAACCTCGGCGCGATCGACGCCAACGCCGCCGGCTCGCTGGTGCTGGCGCGGGCGCTGTCGGTCGGCAACCTGGTCGTGCCCGGCAGCGGCAACGTCGTCGTCAACAACCAGGGCAGCATCGAAGGCACCTTCGACGGCACCTTCGGCCTGGCCGGGGCGGCGATGGTGATCGCCAACACCGGCGCCACCACGATCACCAATTCCGGCTCCATCGGCATGACCGCGCTGGGCCTGTTCGACCCGATCAACTCGATCGCGGTCGGCATCTACGGCGGCGGCAACGTCAACTTCACCAACACCGGCACCATCACCGGCCGGGTCGCGTTCTCCAGCCCGACCAGCGGCGGCAACACCTTCGTCAATGCCGGCACCATCAACGGCAGCGTCTCGCTCGGCACCACGCTGAGCAACGACACCTTCGTCGCGGTGACCGGGTCCAGCATCAACGGCGGACTGGTGCCGCTGCCGGGCGTGACCATTCCGACGCCTTCGGTGCCGGTGAGCTTCCTGACTTACGCCGCCGGCGGCACGGTCGACGCCGGCATCGGCGGCCTGGACACGCTGGTGCTGCAGAACACCGTCGCCGGGCCCGGCTCGGGCAGCGGCGGCAGCGGCACGGTGTCGGCGCTGCAGTACCTCAATTTCGAAAACCTGACCGTCAACAGCGGCACCTGGACCCTGCAGGGCGCGCTGGTCAGCGGCAGCGCGACGCTCAACGGCGGCACCGCGATCTTCGACGATGCCTTGTCGTTCGGCGCCGGCACCCTGACCGCCAACGGCGGCGCGATCCAGGCCTCGGTCGGCGGGCTGACCCTGGCCCAGAACGTCAACCTGACCGGCGGCCTGATCGTGCAGGGCGCCAACAGCCTGACCCTGGGCGGTACGGTCGGCGGCAGCGGCGGCCTGATCAAGAACGGCGCCGGCACCCTGACCCTGGCCGGCAGCAACAACTTCAGCGGCGGCCTGGCGCTCAACGGCGGCGGCCTGACCTTGGGCAACGCCAGCTCGCTCGGCACCGGCCTGTTCCTGGTCGGCGGTCCGGCGGCGCTCAATACCGCCTTCACCGGTACCTTGACCAATCAGGTCCAGCTCAACGGTGCGCTGACCCTCAACGGCGCCGGCAGCCTGACCCTGGGCGGCAATATCAACGGCGCCGGCAGCCTGACCCTCGCCAGCGGCAACCTGGCCCTGACCGGCAGCAACAACTACAGCGGCGGCACCGTGCTGCAAGCCGGTTCGATCGATGTCGGCAACAACAGCGCGCTCGGCATCGGCAGCCTGACCGTCAACGGCGCCGGCAGCCTGACCGGTGCGGCGGGGGTGACGCTGACCAACAACATCGTGCTCAACAACACCCTCAACCTCGGCGCCGGCGGTGGCGGCGGCGCGTTGACCCTCAACGGCAGCATCAACGGCGCCGGCGGCCTCAGTCTGGCCGGCGCGCCCGGCGTGACCCTCAACGGCAACAACAATTTCTCCGGCGGTTTCAATCTCGGCGGCGGCGCCCTGGTGGTCGGCAGCAACACCGCGCTCGGCAGCGGCGCGGTCACGGTCAGCGGCGCCGGCAGCCTCGATGCGAATGCCGCGGTCAGCCTGACCAACAACTTCAACCTCAACGCCGGGCTGAGCGTGCTCGGCAGCAACAACCTCAGCCTCAACGGCACCCTCGGCGGACTCGGCGGCCTGACCAAGAGCGGCGCGGCAACGCTGAGCCTGGGCGGCGCCAATGGCTTCGCCGGCGGGGTCAACCTGCTCGGCGGCGGGCTCAACGTCGGCACCAACACCTCGCTCGGCCTCGGCGCGCTGACCGTCAACGGCGCGTCCAGCCTCAGCGCCAGCGCCGGGGTCAACCTCGGCAACGCGGTGGTGCTCAATGCCGATCTCGCGGTCGGCGGCAGCAACGACATCGCTCTCGGCGGCCTGGTCTCCGGCGGCGCCGGGCTGAGCTACAACGGCACCGGCACGCTCGCGCTCAACGGTCCCAACACCTTCGGCGGCGGCGTCGACCTGGCCAGCGGCAACCTGTCGGTGGGCAACAGCCTCGCCCTCGGCAGCGGCACGCTGAGCGTGCTCGGCAACGCCGGGCTCAGCGCCGGCGTGCCCGGCGTAGCGCTGGGCAACACGGTCGATCTCGCTAGCGGCACCACGCTGACCATCGGCGGCGCCAACGCGTTGGCGCTCAACGGCCCGATCGGCGGCGCCGGCGCGCTGGCCTACGCCGGCAGCGCTAGCCTGACCCTGGGCGGGGCGAACAATTTCGGCGGCGGCCTGACTTTGTCCGGCGGCAACCTGCTGCTCGGCACCGACAGCTCGCTCGGCACCGGCGCGCTCAACGTCGCCGGCAACGCCGGGCTCGCCAGCACCGGCGCCGCATTGACCCTGACCAATGCGGTCAACCTCGCCAGCGGCGCCGCACTGAACCTGGGCGGCAGCGCCGACCTGAGCTTGAACGGCACCGTCGCCGGCGATAGCGGCCTGATCAAGAGCGGCAGCGGCACCTTGTCGCTGGGCGGCGCCAACCTGTTCGCCGGCGGCGTCGACCTGCAGGCCGGCACCTTGGCGCTGGCGCAGTCGAGCTCGCTCGGCAGCGGCACGCTGACCGTCAGCGGCGCCTCGACCCTGGCCGCGTCGGCGCCGTTGAGCGTCGGCAATGCGATCGTGCTCAACGCCGGCCTGAGCATCGCCGGTAGCAATGATCTGACCCTGAGCGGCGCGATCGGCGGCAGCGGCGGGTTGAGTTTCAACGGACCGTCGACCCTGACCCTGAGCGGCGCCAATGCGTTCGGCGGCGGCGTCGCGCTCGGCGGCGGCACGCTCGCGGTCGGCGACGATCTGGCCCTCGGCAGCGGCAGCCTCAATGTCGGCGGCAGCGCGCAGTTGAGCGCGACCGGTGCCGGCATCGAACTGGCCAACGCGGTCAATCTCGGCGCCGGCACCACGCTCGCCGTGGTCGGCAGCAACGACCTCGCCCTGGACGGCACGATCGGCGGCGCCGGCGAGCTGGCGATGAACGGCACCGGCACGTTGAGCCTCAGCGCGGCGAACAACTTCGGCGGCGGCGTGGCCCTGAACTCGGGCGCGCTGGCGGTCGGCGATTCGCTCGCGCTCGGCACCGGCGCGCTCGCGGTCGGCGGCGACGCCGGCCTCAGCGCCAGCGCCGCGGGGGTGACCCTGGGCAATGCGATCAGCCTGGCCTCCGGCGCCGAACTGGCGATCGCCGGCAGCAACGATCTGGGGCTGAGCGGCACCATCGGCGGCGCCGGCAGCCTGGCGTACTCGGGCAGCGGCACCCTGACCCTGAGCGGCGCCAACAACTTCGGCGGCGGGGTGAACCTCAGCGCCGGTACTCTGGCGATCGGCAGCAATACCGCGCTCGGCACCGGCACCTTGGCGGTGAGCGGCAACGCCAGCCTCAGCGCCGCGATCGCCGGCCTGAACGTGGCCAATGCGGTCGACGTCGCCGCCGGCACCGCGCTCGACGTGACCGGCAGCAACCCGCTCAACCTCAGCGGCACGATCAGCGGCAGCGGTACCCTGATCAAGTCGGGCCCGGCCATGCTGACCCTGTCCGGCAGTCTGGTCGGCTTCGGCGGCGGCTTGTCGCTACAGGGCGGCGCGCTCGCCGTCGCCAATCCGATCGTCGCCGGCTTCACCTCCGCGGCCGGCACCAGCGCCAGCTTCAGCGCCGGCAACGACCGGCTCAGCGCCACCGGCGCGGTCGCCGGCGCGGTCGACCTGGGCGGCGGCGACGACCGCTACTACAGCAGCCTGGCCTTGTTGTCCGGCCTGACCGGCAGCATCGCCGCGGGCGCCGGCAGCGACACCTTCGCCGTCGGCGGCGGCGGCCAGGGCACGCTGCCCGCGGCCTCGTTGAGCGGTTTCGAACAGCTCGACGTCGCCAGCGGCGGCACCCTGGTGCTGGCTGCGGCCAGCACCGCCAACTTCGTCGACAGTTCCATCGCCGGCAACCTGGTGCTCGACGGCAGCTTGACCGGCAACGCCGCCGTACTCGCAGGCGGCGCACTCGTTGGGGATGGCGCGCTGACCGGCGCGCTGACGCTCGGCGGCACGCTGGCGCCTTCCGGCTTGGCCGGGGCGACCGGAGCGGCGGGCGGCAGCGCCTCGGTCGGCGCGTCGCTCAACGTCGCCAGCCTGAGCATGGCCGCGGGCGGCGTGCTGCAGGTGCGGCAGAACGGCGCCGGCGCCACCGACAGCGTGATCGTCGCCGGCACCGCCAACCTCAGCGGCGGCCAGGTGGTGGCGATTCCGCTCGCCGGCAGCTACGCGCCGGTCACCGACTACCGCATCGTCGATGCCGGCGCGATCAACGGCGCCTTCGCCGGCGTGGTCCAGAACGCCTTGCCCTTCCTCGACGCCAGCCTGATCGTGATCGGCAACGACGTGTTCCTGCGCCTGAGCGAGCACGACGCCGGCGGCACCGGCATCCGCTTCAACCAATTCCCCGGCCTGAGCGACAACCAGCAGGCGGTGGCCGACGCGCTGCAGGCGATCGCCGACGCCAACAGCGGCCAGCTGCCGACCCTGATCGCCGCCGCGCGCGGCCTCAGCGCGGCGCAGGCGCCGCGCGCCTTCGACACCCTCAGCGGCGAGACCTACGCCTCGCTGGCCAGCGCGCAGCGGTACAACGCCGAGCAACTGCAGCGCGGGGTGACGCGGCAGTTGGATCTGGTGCGCGATCTCGGCGTCGAAGACGAACGCAGCCTCGGCACGCTGTGGGCGACCGGCTACGGCGGCCGCGCCGAGTTCGACGGCGACGGCCTGGCCGGCATCGACAACCGCCTGGCCGGCGTGCTGTTCGGCCTGGAAGGTTCGCCGGGCGAAGCGTTCCGCTTCGGCGGTCACATCGGCCTGGCGCATTCCAGGCTGGAAACCGAGCGCCGCGACGACCGCATCGACGGCGATCAGTTCAATGTCGGCATCCACTGGCTGTACGCGCCGGGCGGATTCTGGACCCAGGGCGCGCTCGGCTACAGCTACGCCAGTTACGACGCCGAGCGCGAGATCGCGGTCGGCACCTTCAATGCGCGCAGCGATGCGCACTTCAGCGGCGACGGCGCCTATGCCGTGCTCGAAGCGGGCTGGCGCTGGGACGGCGGCAGCGTCCGGGTCGAACCCTTGCTCGGCGTGTACTACCACAAGTTCGAATCGATCCGGCTGCGCGAGCGCGGCGCCGGCGATGCCGACCTGGCGGTCGCCGCGGCCAGCTACGACGCCACCACCGCCGGCATCGGCGTGCGCCTGTCGATGGCCCCGGGGCAGGGCCGGCGCTGGCAGCCGACTGCGGACCTGCGCTACCTGCACGACCTGCAGGACGACGCGCCGTTCGCGCGCAACGCCTTCGTCGGCGCCAACGTGCCCGATTTCGGCGTGCGCGGCTTCGTCGCCGAGCGCAACCGCTGGAACGTCGGCCTCGGACTGAACTATCGGATAAGCCGGTACGGCAGCGGTTTCGTCGAGTACCGCGGCGACATCGGCAGCGACGATCGCGCCCATTCGCTCAACCTCGGCCTGCGCCTGGGCTGGGGCGGCGCGCCGGCGACGGCGATGGCGCGGCCGGCGCCGGTCGCGACGGCGAGCGTGGCGCCGAGTCCGGCTGCGGCGCCGGGACGAGTGCCAAGGCGATGA
- a CDS encoding organic hydroperoxide resistance protein — translation MSLDTVLYTAHAHVTGGRDGRAVSSDNALEVQLSTPRELGGAGGAGTNPEQLFAAGYSACFMGAMKFVAGREKIAFPADAAIDGSVGIGPLPTGFGIQAELKISLPGLPREQAQALIEKAHVVCPYSNATRGNIDVTLTLV, via the coding sequence ATGTCCCTCGACACCGTTCTCTACACCGCCCACGCTCACGTCACCGGCGGCCGCGACGGCCGCGCCGTCTCCTCCGACAACGCACTGGAAGTGCAGCTGAGCACCCCGCGCGAGCTCGGCGGCGCCGGCGGCGCCGGCACCAATCCCGAGCAGTTGTTCGCCGCCGGCTACTCGGCCTGCTTCATGGGCGCGATGAAGTTCGTCGCCGGCCGCGAGAAGATCGCCTTCCCGGCCGACGCCGCGATCGACGGCAGCGTCGGCATCGGCCCGCTGCCGACCGGTTTCGGCATCCAGGCCGAGCTGAAGATCTCGCTGCCGGGCCTGCCGCGCGAACAGGCGCAGGCGCTGATCGAAAAGGCCCACGTGGTCTGCCCGTACTCGAACGCGACCCGCGGCAACATCGACGTGACCCTGACCCTGGTCTGA
- a CDS encoding MarR family transcriptional regulator: MKTSPATAKPPRSSLLLDDQLCFALYSTGLALNKVYRGLLGKLGLTYPQYLAMMVLWERDGVTVSEIGERLFLDSATLTPLLKRLETAGLLTRTRSASDERQVVIELTKQGRALKTKAQGVPNGVSCAVEDCSLEQLTVLKAQLESLRGSLLRHA, translated from the coding sequence ATGAAGACCTCACCCGCCACCGCCAAGCCGCCGCGTTCGAGCCTGCTGCTCGACGATCAGCTCTGCTTCGCCCTGTACTCGACCGGGCTGGCGCTGAACAAGGTCTACCGCGGGCTGCTCGGCAAGCTCGGCCTGACCTATCCGCAGTACCTGGCGATGATGGTGCTGTGGGAGCGCGACGGCGTGACCGTCTCGGAGATCGGCGAGCGCCTGTTCCTGGATTCGGCCACCCTGACTCCGTTGCTCAAGCGCCTGGAGACCGCCGGCCTGCTGACCCGCACCCGCTCCGCCAGCGACGAGCGCCAGGTGGTGATCGAGCTGACCAAGCAGGGCCGCGCGCTCAAGACCAAGGCGCAGGGCGTGCCCAACGGCGTGTCCTGTGCGGTCGAAGACTGCAGCCTGGAGCAGCTGACCGTGCTCAAGGCGCAACTGGAAAGCCTGCGCGGCAGCCTTCTGCGCCATGCCTGA